The genomic stretch TGGACATCAAATTTGAACACATTGAAGGGGAAAGTAATGTCCTGGCTGATTCATTATCTAGACTAATCaatattttggttgcaggatggccaagcgaatctctgTTTCTGATCCTAGAAGCCACCCAGGAAGTACAGGCCAAGCCCAATGCTCGGGTATTGGCTCACCTGAGTCAGATGATAaatcaagtgacctcctcctacagtaccaacaagaattggataagatcacagccggaacacgtggaggactTTCACTCAACAAAATGGGATTATCAGAAAGAAGGCTTGGAGCAATCCAGAAAGAAGCCTCCAGACAGGCGGTCAGTGCGCTCCAGCAATTCATCAACATCCActcaatcaaaacaaaagaatataagaaaagaagtggagGAAGGGACAATTGGTATAGGGATTGGTTACCGGTCATCATCCAACAGCAGCAACAGCGGGAAGATGCCTTATCCCTAGTAAAAGACGTAGCGCAGAGGACAACAAGCTTCAGCCTCTGAAGACAGCTGGCGCAAGAGCTTTTCTTAGCCGCCAGAAAAAGACAAACCTAGCATAGACTTTCTAGCCTCCTTAGTCACTAAGAAAATgagttgagcctcggggagccgctcataaTGCTAGTAATAATGGCATGAAGGAATATTCCTTCCTTCTGCAAGAAGTCTAGCAATAATAGAGGAAAGGATAAGagcgcgatggggcccaatgagcatcCGATTCTATCCTCTTCTTCTATATATTCGCTGGAACTTAGCTCTTGCAAGACATCGGTGGACAAAcaccagagtcttacttgagcaAGAAACTATCTTTGTTTACTCGCTCTAGAGGCAGAAACCTTTGTAAGCATTTTAAACTTTCTCAAGTTCTTTCCATTCTGTTCTTTCCATTCACGCTTTCCATTTTAAACTATcttggaccataatttttcagataattcaggtcctaagaacattcttcctgttttggatgccaatcgcatataatcatttaagaactgTATGATATATTTAAGGTTAGTGCATGATAACCTTTCAAGATCACGGTAGGCCTCCTCCTGAGCACCTTATCCTTATGAAATTGCAGCCTATTATCATCTGGATGTTCCTGTATAAAGGATTTGTCTCTGAACTGGTGATTAGCAAATTGGCTTCCCCATTCTGCCATGTGTCGTAACCGCGGGTTAATATGGACAGTTGTATGTTACGGTAGAagtctcctaccgtcatcattgTGTCCGGTACGACGTAGACCAGCTGGACAGTTGTATGTTACGACACATGGCAGAATGGGGAAGCCAATTTGCTAATCACCAGGGGaatggtagggcgactttcaaataccccgaatgttgcCTTTGCTTATGAAATTTCAGGGATGGTGGACTACCTGACAAGTCACGGCGTAAGGGCTTTACCAGGCAGAAGGTACTCCACAGCAGACATAAGAGGAAGGGATTGGACAATCAGACCCACTCAGGTATCAATCCCTATGCAGCCGGCTGAACTCAGAAGTAGGAACCTCATTGATGGAAGGTTATCATGGACAGATCCTTTATACAGGAACAAAGCTTCGACCAACTGATCAGAAGCGGAATGAGGTACATCCACCTCGGAATTCTACAGACAAGAATCCAGACGCTTCATCGGCAAGAAGAAGGAACACTAGCCCTATTAGTGTTCAGAGACAACAGAGGCAGAAACCTTTGAGCACCCTGTTGTCTCTGAACAGCTGCCTCCAAAACTACCGCCAATAAACCTTTGACAACAGCTGTTCAGAGACAACAGCTGTTGTATGACAACAGCTTTGGAGGCAGAAACCTTTGACAACAGCTGTTGTCTCTGAACAGCTGTTCAGAGACAACAGCTTTGGAGGCAGCTGTTCAGAGACAATAGCTTTGGAGGCAGCTATTCAGAGACAACAGCTTTGGAGGCAGAAACCTTTGACAACAGCTGTTCAGAGACAACAGCTGTTGTCTCTGAACAGCTGCCTCCAAAACTACCGCCAATAAAAAATTAAGGGGAGGAAAAATGACCATTGGAAATAACAGCTTCAGAATCCCATACACCTATGCGTTCCCTATGAAGCTCGGTGATGACATCCAGATGATAATAGACTGTAATTTCATAAGGATAAGAGCTTCGACCAACTGATGGGCCGACGATAGGTCCATCATTGCAACCATGGAAGTAGACCTCCAGTAATGCCTTTACATGCTTTGAAAAAGCTTCATTTGTTTGTGGTGTTAGATGCCTCAGGGGTTTGTCTTCTACTATGAAATCCTGATTTTTGATTTCCAATTTGCACATTATCTCGTTTTTCTTTCAGTGTTTGAGGGGATCTTCCCCAATATATCCCTGAGCCTTCAATTGGTCTAGTAAGTTTCCGAATTTAGCCCTTATAATTTCGTGACTTTGTTGGGCTTCTGCTGAATATAACACTGATTCTTGTATTTGTATGTAATCATCCTCTTCTAAATCCAGTTCCTCTATTGCTGGGGTGTATTTGTATTGATCAGATAAGCGTGATGTAACTCGCTAACGCACAACGCTAGTTTTACGTAAAACTTATGTGATAattcttttttttggttttttattTCATGTTGTACGGTATGGTAGATTATCAGTTAGTTTGTTCCTAGCGGTATTGGTAGATTATTTATACATAAATTTTAgtaaatttatttaattatttaaaaattaaaaatatagtaaattaattaataattataatatttttaggatAATCTGAATTGTGGACCTCGAACAAGGCTCACAATATGTTGCACTATACTAAATATATAGTAACATGAGTTttgttaaatatatatttattatactaaatgtgtatttattatatatttatatttacagtAGTTTTGCTAAATATGTTTTTAATATACTAAATGTACTATTATTATCTAATTTATATCTGTTTTGTAAAAGTTATAATAAGGCTAggtttaattataatttaaaatattatctaaAGTAATTTTATTAATTGTTATTTTAAGTGTCGCtcgttatgttgatgcatacgcaTATAGCTGTCATTATGGTGCAAAATCAAAAACTTTAATGTTAAATTTACCTAGCCTCGTCGGAAGTTGTGCAACCAAATATGATTTCTTGTTCTCAAATGCATTATTCATCTCGAtcgttctttttttttgtttgttgatAAAATTGTGTAAATTATATaagttttatatttatttttgcaCTTTTATGATGGACAGTTAGGCAAGTGCTAAAGAGAAGTAGAAGACACAGTTCGGACTCTTTGATGGTCTTTCTGTCATCTACTTTTGGTCTTACTGTCATCCTCCGGCATGGTGACTGGTCGACCTTTTTGAAGATTTTCTCTGTGCTGGTGGACAATACCTGAACTATTCTTTCGGCAAAAAAAATAATTGTCATTTTTTGTCAAATAATTTGTACTTTCAAGAAGTTGCCATTGAGTCACTTGTAAAAATTTTGGTAGGGCGTTTCTTCTTTGATAAAAAGTTCATTTAATCTTTGTCTTGGATCTATCGTCGTCTTTATCTTATTTCATCGCCCTCATCGTGGTCATATTGTAGTCTTTATCCTATTTCATCACCGTTACCTTGGTACATCCATTGTCGCTAGTTGAATCCATTCTTACCCTCACTGGATTTGGTCTTATTCATCTTACTCTCACTGGGGAATTATTTAGATGTAAGAGATTCGATGCAAATTAATTATTTAGATCAGACTGATGAATCGATTGTTTGCACTCCTCCATAGGCATTATACTAAGACAACTGATACAGCGAATCTCTTACAAAAGCCATTCGACCCACTATCGCTGCACAACAATCGATGCAATCACGTGCTACCCCATTTCACGACGCCGCGTCAGATCTGAATCCATGTCCGGATACAATTTAATATCGCGCAAAGGTCCCAAAATCGGCTGGTCCACAGAAGTgtgtcaacaaaatggagaaaggCTACCCACGTGTTTCACATGttttgtttttaataaaatttatatgtaatatatatatatatatgtcctttttttttctgaaatgcatccttcattttaaaatttcttgacaatttttttatttctaatatcTGAAATGTCTTCAACCACTTATTTATTTTTGTGAATCGATCattctaattataatatttatatgctATAAGACAAtacatattatttaataattttataatattatataaaaataaatattattgtaCAATGTTTTTGTTTCCTCCGTAAAACAATCCTTATGTAAAGAGATGGAAAGGGAcatgtgattatatatatatatatatatatattacatgttATAGTCCATTTGATAGGTTCATTAGATTAATATGTTCCGCATTAATCTACGAAGAGATTCGTGCTAACACATCAGGATTTGATCCACGGTTGGATGGTGTATGTTTCACTCGTTAATTTCCGTCACAAATGACTTTAAAGTCACATACACTTTTTCCGAGATTAAAATGATTCGTCGCAAAGCATATTACTCTTTTGCCACGGCCTTCCCACGTTGGACGCTGCACGCCGTGAGCCCTTGGATCATCCGGCCCACGTCGCCGTGCGACGACCCTCCCTCCGCCACCGCCCTCGCCGCCGCCACCCCCAGCTCCTTCATCCTCTTACGCGCCGCCTGAGCCTCGGGGCCGCCGCCCATCAGCAGCGCCACCGAACTCGCCACCGTCTCCGCCTTCACCACCTCCTTCTCGCCGTCCAGCACGCTCTTGAAACCCTCCCACATGGGACGCGCCACCCCCAACACGTCCACCAGCAGCTTCTCGATCACAAACTGCTCCGAGTGGAGGGGCCACGTGACGAGCGGCACGCCGGAGCAGACCGCCTCCGTCACCGAGTTCCACCCGCAATGTACCACGTAGCCCCCCACCGCCCGGTGGGCCAGGATCTCCCGTTGCGGCACCCAACCGCGCGCCACCAGCCCCCGGCCCGCTACCCGGCCCTCGTACCCCTCCGGCATCCACCCCTCGCCCACGCCGCCGTCCGCCCGCACCGCCCACAGGAACGGGTGGCCGCTCGCCTCCAGCCCCAGCGCCAGCTCTCGCAGCTGCGCGTCGCTGAACCGGCACAGCGTCCCGAAGCTCACGTAGACCACCGAGTCGTCCGCCTTGCCGTCGAGCCAGCTCAGGCAGGGGTCACGGGCGGCATCCTCTTTGCCGCCTTCCTGGGGTTGCGCCCCGGCAATGGCTACCGGGCCGACGAGGTACACCTCCCGCGGGCCCACCTTCCTGTAGTGGTCGGCGTAGTTGGGTTCGAGGTCGTAGAAGCTGTTGACAACGACGCCGTAGCTGGTGAGCTCGGCTTCCCGGAGGAGGCCGAGCATGTAAGGGAAGTCGAACACCTCCGGCAGCTCGGCCCTCGTCAGCTTTATCGGGTGGGGGAAGCCGGGGATGGCAAAGGGCTCCCCCCTGCCCGAGACGGCCTCGTAAGGCCGGTGAAGGTCGAGGTCGTTGGCGGCGCAGAGGGGAAGCAGACCGGTGACCTGAAAGATGAGACGCGGAATGCCATGCTCGGACGCGAGGGCGGTGGTCCACGGGAAGAGGGCGTCGGAGATGAGCGCGTCGGGGTGGAGATCGCGGAGAAGCGCGTCGAGGGGTGCACGGAGACCGAAGACGGCCGCAAAGAAATTGGCGGCGAGCGGGATCGGAACGGCGGTGAGGTTCTCGCAGCCGTCGGGGAGGCCGTTCTCGGCAGCGGGGAAGGGAATGAGGCggagctccatgggaggatgggaGGTGGAGATGTAGGAGTTGGCGCGGTCGAGGGTGGGGCGGACAAGGTGGGCGTTGGCCGGGGTGGTGACGAGGGTTACCCGGACGCCGCGCTCGGCGGCGAGGCGAGCTGTCTCCAGCATGGGAATCATGTGGCTTCGGGcgaggaaagggaagaagacgagATGGAGGGATTCGGCTAGTGAGCCCATGGCGATCTCAGTTGGTCTTCTTTGCCACACAGAGAGCAGTGATGAACGGGTGGAAGGCAAGCAGAGAAGAGGCGTATAAATAATATTACTACAAATAATATTACTGAGAAGGAGACGACAAAAACACATCTACTACAGTAACAATACAATGGAACGTTCATTTGATATAATAGTGTTAAGTTCTTCCTCGAGGCCCACGTGATAGTCACGAGGAGTAGTCGTAGTAGGAAAAGCATAGGAGTGTCGTTTATCTGGGCTGGTCCTTTACGGGATAAGTGGACGATGATTGCCTGCACCAAGTGACCAGGAAAGGGGTATATGGGTTCGGTCGTCAGGGATTAATGCTCCTTGTGGTTAGCTCATGTGACCTACCTCAAAATCGTGATTGGTAGGGGATGAGAGGTCGCTTCCTTATTGTTTGGCACAGGGAAGGGGGGGCACATGGGTTCTTTTGCCCACGTCAAAGCTAATGTCACCTTATTTCCTATCATTTGTTCCCCTGGAAGGCATGTTTTGAGCTCCGGCAATGAGGTTTGAGGCATGTCATTTGGCCATTTTGTTTCATCAAGGTCGACCGAGTTAGGTTTCTTAGTGTTTGTGTTTTGGACTTTTTCCATTTTGGTGTGCCTATAACAAGGTACGGGTCAGGTTTCCCAACTATCCTGTCTCGAGCACATCACATCTGATGTTTTGTCATGGCCAATGATGGTGTGGGTCGAGTTTCCTAACTTGCCCATCTCAGGATGCATGATTGTCCCTGGAGGATTGGGTTGAGAGTTCCGTCATAGTAGTTTGTAACCTCCATCGTGGCGAGTCTTCCTCTCGTCGTAGCGGGCTTAGGGCCTCTTCCCGAAGATCATTGATTGCAAAGGCCTACTAGTGAATAACAGAATTGCGTATACTATCAATAAGGGTCATTACATAATGATGGTGCTACAAATCACAAATAAACGGATGAGCGAAGCAAATCCAAAGGAGCTAACCATGAACTAACTTACCAGCACTTTGTTGCAGAAGTAGGTGCTGATCAGAACCTCCGAAAAGGAACGATATATCTACTTTGCCACCACCGGACATAAGGATATGCGATAGTATTGCTTCGAGGCGACACCATTACTCCTTACCTTTTGTTTCTCATGCAAACCCTCCCATCTCAACTGCAATGGTGCTCTTGGGACCTGGTGTAGTAGGTTAGCTATTTGAATAGCCATGAAAGGCAGGGGCTTGCCCCTCTATAAATTGAACGCCAACCTTGGTTTATCTCTTCTTTTGCTCGAAAATGGCTCAGAAGGCCTCGACATTGCAGCGGTGGGAGGCTCCCTATCAAGAACTGGCTTCTTGGGTTCCACACTCATTCTAGGACTAGGTTGCTTCCTCACAATAATCTTCTGCTTCTTTCTCGATTTATTAATGCTAGCATAATGACCGAACTGAGTGAGCCCCGATGCCTTGAGGGATGGTTCATGAATAGTGGCTAGAATCGAAGAGGCCACTGCCATGCTTGAAGAAGAGTCATGCACCTTCTTCTTCAAAGAATGTAGGTTCATGTCCATAAAGGATCATAATCACATGACTATAAAGGATTAAAAAGGGGAACGAGATAAAGTGATGAGAGGTTCAAGTTGTACCCTTAAAAGCTGAGACCCACGTCGATCAACCAATTCTTATCCATTTTCTGAATAGCCTCAAAGGAAGACAGTATTTCTCTTGGGATGAGATGTGTGGCGcaggattctgacttggcgtacTGTATCGACTGTGACGTGTTCAGACTGCCAAAATATACCATATCAACCTTAGTCTTTTGCAAGGTCTTAGGCCATGCCTGAGGAGATTGAATAGCATCCCAAAAGCGATTTCATTGATCATGCTATTCAACCTTAGTCTTTTGAGGTGTTACTTTTATCTCTAAGGAGGCATTGACAGAAGACTCAATTGGGATTTCACCCCGAATGGCATTAGGATACCTTTCAAGCGTGGATTTTTTAGAACATGGAATGTAGGCTGTGCCATCGCCGTCCTAAGTCACGTAAGTTCTTCCAAAAAAAGGATTGCATGATTGCATCTGTGGACCCAAAGATGCCAAAGGTGGCTTCAGTTGCTCGTTGCACTCCTCCAGGTTGATGAGACAGCATCTCTACGTGAAGCTTCGACCTTCCATGGTGGGGATATGCTGCTTGTGGCCGTCTTCCAACTCCAATGGTATGGTGAGAGAGATTCTTACTTAAACTGGTGGTCAAAACGCGAGTAATGCTTCTTTCTCTCTTATGAACTTGGATCATCAGTCATCCTGCTTAGTTCCATATGAAAGACGACAACATCATTTGATTAACTTGAACATCGAAGAAATCTTATCGATAactcttgttttatttttttgattaacTTGAATATCGAAGAAATTTTATCGGGAACTATATATACTGTTTCATCAGCTACaaatagataataaaaatattattaatatctaaATTATTATTTGATGATGATGTATCCAACTTATTTATCTTCCTATCTCGTGTAAGATTTACGAAATCCTTGAAGAGGTATGTATCAAAGATCGTTCTTCATCACCTCCTTCAGAAGCCATGGGCAAAACAGTAACTTCGACCTATAGATATTTTTCGCACCGAGTCCACACAATTGCGTGTACCCACTTTTGGGCCCCGCCATCGACACCGTTGAGATAGTATCGTTTGGGACCCCCTATGCGTATATCTTTGTTCCGAGGGTGGAAGCAACGCACGTAGTGGTGGTAAACTCACGGACGGTGATACGACCGCCCAAACAAGTGGCCAAGGGAACCCGAAGACACGGCAAGTGAGGTTACCGCATCCACCCACCGCCCGATCTATAAAGGCGCTCCTGGGGGAAGACTTAGGGTTTCTCGTAATCTCTCTTCCGATCCTTTCCCATGGCGGCTTCTGATGTTGAGTTCCGCTGTTTCGTCGGCGGTCTTGCCTGGGCCACCGACGACCGGACCCTCGAGCAGGCCTTCAGCCCCTACGGCGAGATCATCGAGTCAAAGGTCGCGTTCTCCTCTTGATCCATCATCGTTCCTAACCCTCACCTTTCTTCCTAGATCTTAGATCTTAGATCTTAGATCTGAGGGCTTTTGTTTGCGTTTCTGGATGCAGATCATCAACGACAGGGAGACGGGGAGGTCGAGGGGGTTCGGGTTCGTTACCTTCCGTGACGAGCAGTCGATGAGGGACGCCATCGAGGGGATGAACGGCCAGAACCTTGACGGGAGGAACATCACCGTCAACGAAGCCCAGAATCgccgaggcggcggcggcggcggcggaggaggcttTCGTAGCGGCGGAGGCGGTGGctacggcggtggtggtggtggtggctacgGCGGTGGTGGTGGGTACGGCATGGGCGGTCGCCGCGAGGGAGGCGGATACAGCCGCGGTGGAGGCGGAGGTGGCTACGGGCGTGATCGCGGGTACGGCGACGGCGGGTCCCGCTTCCatagaggaggaggcggcggcggcggcgggttcTCCTCCGAAGAGAACTGGAGGAACTGAGGCGTTCGTCGCCGTAGTTGGTCGTTTGGTCTCCGCAATTATCTTTTGGTCTCAGCAGTTGTCTTGGTTGTGGGAAGACTAGTTGTCCTGCTTGTTTTCTTACAGCTTGCGAGTTTTGATCTTATGTGGTTTGGTGTTGGCAGTTTAAGTTCAAATTTCATATTCATTTCtataaaataatttgattagTTTGCTCTTAGAAATCATTATTTTCGTAGAACGATTGCTTATTTAACCTTCTTTTCTGTAAGTTCGATAGTagagatatatatatgtagacaAAGTTGACACGTTTTTGTGCGGCAAACTCGTGGAACTAATGATCAAATAACAATTAGAGTCTGTTAACAGTAGATATCAATTAAATCTACCAATAATCTACTCCTTTGTAATGAATCGTTCCTTCCAACAGAACTCAACCATGGCATGGAGATTTGGATTATTTTTCGTACTTCAAAAACCCTTTTACCATACCACCGTTGACATTTCGGAAGCAAAACAAAAAACTCATCGTTTTGGAATGATGTTTTATCGTCTTGGTACCTTTAAAAGATGTACACTCTTCACAAGCCCCTTACCCACCTCCCCCACCCGTTTCAACGCATCTGTCGTCTCCGTGCGGCTCGCATCTTCTCCATCTCGACTACGTTTCTGCAAGCATTAAGAAAACAGCCTCTTTTAGTGTCCGATTAGATAAAATTAAAAAGACTGTTCGATTTATTTtccaattataaacagacttaccTTTGAATCTTTTTTCTCCCATGTCAGACCGATTGCATCACCTCCAAGAGAATCATGCCAGACTTTGAAGGTGTCTGGAAACTCTCTCTGCAGATCAATTAGTAAATGGTAAACATGTTTCTCTGGACCCTAGGGCTCACGATAAAGAGTTAAAAAGCTTTACCTTCAGATCCTCCAGAAAACATTTGGTTGGGTCAAAGTTAACCATCACCTTGTTCCTTGCATCTTCCAAGCTTTGCACCCCACCACCGAGGATCATGTAGGGTTGGAAATCCTTGCTTGCTTTCCCACGTATCACTTGTTTCCCTGCAAGTGTCACAAATGGAATCTGCTTTACAAAGAAGCAACAATGACAGCACCAAGTTTCTTGATCCATATACACAGAGAAACTAACCACAGTTCATCTCAGCTGGAAAAAGGAGGTGTTGAGGATTAGAAAGCTTATTATGATGGAGAAGAAGAACGGCATCATAGGTGTTCAGAGGAGTCCGGAACAGACACTGCAATCCAATGCAACAACAGATGGGCATCATGACCATTGTTCGAATTCAAAAAGACATTGTGGGGAAGTTAATTAAAGGTTAATGTGTTTTTACCTCCCATGTGTAAGGACCATCAGCACCATGGAGAATGAGATTCGTCAAAAGGTCAGCACTACTTTGCGCATACGAGGAAATGCGCTTAAGCACCTTTTCCAGTGAAGACGATGAGGCACAGGAATCATCACCAACATCAGAACCAGTAGTACTTATATGACAAATACACATAAAATTGGAACAAAAAGTAGTGCTAGAATTGAAGTACGGTGACACTTACATGCAGATTAcgaacttgaagaactaattttcTAACATAAAGTTTGAAGCCTAGGACAAATAACAAATGACTTGATCTAAAACAAAGGTCTTCCTTTATCTTGATAACAAAGTTCTTACTGGGACAAGGGGTTCACTCAGTAGCTATGTGTATTTAAATGTACAATGATAGTCAAACATCAGCAAGGTCCACCAGAATTAATCAAGCGTGACATTTACATAGAACAAGGCTATTTTTGAATCACACATTTAAGTTTATTGTAATAAATTTACAATAAACCATCGAAGGAGAAAGAGTTTTTTAAATATCAATCTATAAGAA from Musa acuminata AAA Group cultivar baxijiao chromosome BXJ1-3, Cavendish_Baxijiao_AAA, whole genome shotgun sequence encodes the following:
- the LOC103979812 gene encoding scopoletin glucosyltransferase-like; this translates as MGSLAESLHLVFFPFLARSHMIPMLETARLAAERGVRVTLVTTPANAHLVRPTLDRANSYISTSHPPMELRLIPFPAAENGLPDGCENLTAVPIPLAANFFAAVFGLRAPLDALLRDLHPDALISDALFPWTTALASEHGIPRLIFQVTGLLPLCAANDLDLHRPYEAVSGRGEPFAIPGFPHPIKLTRAELPEVFDFPYMLGLLREAELTSYGVVVNSFYDLEPNYADHYRKVGPREVYLVGPVAIAGAQPQEGGKEDAARDPCLSWLDGKADDSVVYVSFGTLCRFSDAQLRELALGLEASGHPFLWAVRADGGVGEGWMPEGYEGRVAGRGLVARGWVPQREILAHRAVGGYVVHCGWNSVTEAVCSGVPLVTWPLHSEQFVIEKLLVDVLGVARPMWEGFKSVLDGEKEVVKAETVASSVALLMGGGPEAQAARKRMKELGVAAARAVAEGGSSHGDVGRMIQGLTACSVQRGKAVAKE
- the LOC103979811 gene encoding glycine-rich RNA-binding protein-like, with the protein product MAASDVEFRCFVGGLAWATDDRTLEQAFSPYGEIIESKIINDRETGRSRGFGFVTFRDEQSMRDAIEGMNGQNLDGRNITVNEAQNRRGGGGGGGGGFRSGGGGGYGGGGGGGYGGGGGYGMGGRREGGGYSRGGGGGGYGRDRGYGDGGSRFHRGGGGGGGGFSSEENWRN